The Argonema galeatum A003/A1 genome has a window encoding:
- the nfi gene encoding deoxyribonuclease V (cleaves DNA at apurinic or apyrimidinic sites): MKITQRHAWPLTAEEAIPIQEQLAKEVITSDELGTIQYVAGVDMGFEESGRISRSAVAVLSFPDLQLVEQAIAYRPTTFPYIPGFLSFREVPAVLDALAKLTIAPDLILCDGQGIAHPRRFGIACHLGLLIDVPTIGVAKSLLIGKHEELPSERGAWKPLLHRGETIGAVLRSRTGVKPLYVSSGHRVSLPTAIDYVMRCTPKYRLPETTRWADKLASNR; the protein is encoded by the coding sequence ATGAAGATTACTCAACGTCACGCTTGGCCGCTCACTGCTGAAGAGGCGATTCCTATTCAAGAACAACTGGCAAAAGAGGTGATTACCTCTGACGAGTTGGGAACAATACAGTATGTTGCTGGTGTGGATATGGGTTTTGAGGAGTCGGGTAGGATCTCCCGATCGGCTGTTGCAGTTCTCAGTTTCCCGGATTTGCAGCTGGTTGAGCAGGCGATCGCATATCGTCCTACCACCTTTCCCTATATTCCGGGATTTCTATCTTTTCGAGAAGTTCCAGCTGTACTGGATGCGCTGGCAAAACTGACGATCGCACCCGACTTGATCTTATGCGACGGTCAAGGTATTGCCCATCCCCGCCGTTTTGGGATAGCCTGTCATCTGGGATTATTGATAGATGTACCGACAATTGGTGTAGCCAAATCCTTATTAATTGGGAAACATGAAGAGTTACCTTCAGAAAGAGGGGCGTGGAAACCGCTGCTGCATCGGGGCGAAACGATCGGTGCTGTGTTGCGATCGCGCACAGGAGTCAAACCTCTGTATGTTTCTAGCGGACATCGGGTGAGTCTACCAACTGCGATCGATTATGTGATGCGTTGCACTCCCAAATATCGACTCCCAGAAACAACTCGCTGGGCTGATAAATTGGCGTCGAATCGTTGA
- the modA gene encoding molybdate ABC transporter substrate-binding protein yields the protein MKNTHIFNVIGSIVILSLLLVGCAAATKQAKPVSLTIFCASSAKNAMKDIQKLYSEEKSNVTITYTFAPSGILQKQIAGGATADIFIPSGIRQMDALQSEGFVLIETRKNLLGNKMVLIAQKNVRDISEFRDLTREQVKKVALADPQTVSIGKYSLEILSYLGILNRVKPKLVFVQDPTLIVSYVENKKADTGIVLATDAILSNKIKIVEIAPENWHSPIIYPAAVLKNSKNIPEAKEFIGFLQSERAKAVFLKYRFTLNGNAYKQ from the coding sequence ATGAAAAATACCCATATCTTCAACGTGATTGGCTCAATAGTTATTCTATCTCTGCTTTTGGTGGGCTGTGCCGCAGCCACAAAACAGGCAAAACCTGTATCCTTAACTATTTTTTGTGCCTCAAGTGCGAAAAACGCTATGAAAGATATCCAGAAACTCTATAGTGAAGAAAAGTCGAACGTTACCATTACTTACACTTTTGCTCCCTCAGGTATCCTGCAAAAACAAATCGCAGGAGGAGCGACTGCCGATATTTTCATTCCTTCGGGAATTAGACAAATGGATGCTTTGCAGTCCGAGGGATTTGTGCTGATCGAAACTCGTAAAAATCTCCTGGGCAACAAAATGGTATTGATCGCTCAAAAAAATGTTAGAGATATTTCTGAGTTCAGAGACTTAACCCGCGAGCAAGTCAAGAAAGTCGCTTTGGCAGATCCGCAGACTGTATCAATCGGGAAATATTCTCTGGAAATTCTCAGTTATTTGGGTATTTTAAACCGGGTAAAACCAAAATTAGTTTTTGTTCAAGATCCTACTCTGATAGTAAGTTATGTGGAAAATAAAAAAGCCGATACAGGAATTGTTTTGGCAACAGATGCTATCCTCTCCAATAAAATCAAGATTGTCGAGATCGCACCAGAAAACTGGCACTCTCCGATTATCTATCCCGCCGCAGTACTCAAAAACAGTAAAAATATCCCCGAAGCCAAGGAATTTATCGGATTTCTTCAAAGCGAGCGAGCTAAAGCAGTGTTTTTAAAATACCGATTCACTCTGAATGGCAATGCTTACAAGCAATAA
- a CDS encoding XRE family transcriptional regulator, with the protein MTTLRASKQGLTKIKQAREKKGWPVADRNWLEAASLCLGVNWEKTGYLAEGISEGTWSRFLAGKRSINASAFQAYSAVLGLNWEEVVNGIQGQDWGDAPDLPSFYGRAEELAKLKQWIVKDKCRLVAILGMGGIGKTALAVRSAEDIQNEFEYLIWRSLRASPPVEEVLADLIRFFSNDKKTALTDNTDKMVKQLIDYLRQHRCLVVLDEMQAILSSGKLAGHYREGYQDYSKLLREVGEVKHNSCFVLTSWENPKIMASLAEKTKFVHYLKLTGLKDIDAQEILTEKGLSDRETWGTLNQLYGGNPLSLKIVSITIKDFFNGSVAKFLEAGTIVIGDISEVLDRQFDRLTDLEKQIVRQLATNVTPKSLPQLAEIISPPGSKSELIEALESLERRSLIEKITGGSEVMFTLQPVVMKYIQKVSKISASHL; encoded by the coding sequence ATGACCACACTCAGAGCTTCTAAGCAGGGACTCACCAAAATTAAGCAAGCCAGAGAGAAAAAAGGGTGGCCTGTAGCCGATCGCAACTGGCTAGAAGCAGCGAGTCTGTGTCTGGGAGTGAATTGGGAAAAAACTGGTTATCTAGCTGAGGGGATTTCAGAAGGAACTTGGAGTCGTTTCTTAGCAGGGAAGCGATCGATCAATGCCAGTGCTTTCCAGGCTTACAGCGCGGTTCTCGGACTGAACTGGGAAGAAGTGGTTAATGGCATTCAAGGCCAAGATTGGGGCGATGCACCGGATTTGCCCAGTTTTTATGGACGCGCAGAAGAACTGGCGAAGCTAAAGCAATGGATTGTCAAAGATAAGTGCCGCTTGGTGGCTATCCTGGGCATGGGGGGAATTGGCAAAACGGCTTTAGCTGTACGCAGTGCAGAAGATATCCAGAATGAGTTTGAGTACCTGATTTGGCGAAGTCTCCGCGCTTCTCCACCTGTTGAAGAGGTTCTGGCTGACCTGATTCGATTCTTTTCCAACGACAAAAAAACTGCTTTAACAGACAACACCGACAAAATGGTCAAGCAATTAATTGATTACCTCCGACAACATCGGTGTCTAGTTGTACTGGATGAAATGCAGGCAATTTTGAGCAGCGGCAAACTGGCTGGACACTATCGAGAAGGATATCAGGATTATAGTAAGTTGCTCAGAGAAGTTGGCGAAGTGAAACATAACAGTTGCTTCGTGCTGACTAGCTGGGAAAACCCCAAAATAATGGCATCATTAGCAGAAAAAACTAAATTCGTTCACTACTTAAAACTGACGGGTTTGAAGGATATCGATGCCCAGGAAATTTTGACTGAAAAAGGTTTGTCCGATCGGGAGACTTGGGGAACCTTAAATCAACTATACGGCGGGAATCCCTTATCGTTAAAAATAGTTTCTATAACTATCAAAGATTTTTTTAATGGCAGTGTCGCCAAATTTCTCGAAGCAGGTACGATAGTCATCGGAGATATTAGTGAAGTTTTAGATCGGCAGTTCGATCGCCTGACAGATTTAGAAAAACAGATCGTGCGCCAGCTAGCCACTAACGTTACTCCGAAGTCCCTGCCACAATTAGCAGAAATTATCTCGCCACCAGGATCGAAATCCGAACTAATCGAAGCTTTAGAATCCTTGGAACGGCGCTCATTAATTGAAAAAATTACAGGAGGCAGTGAAGTTATGTTCACTCTACAGCCTGTAGTTATGAAGTACATTCAGAAAGTGTCGAAAATATCTGCGAGCCACCTTTAG
- a CDS encoding bifunctional serine/threonine-protein kinase/ABC transporter substrate-binding protein translates to MSYYCINPWCQNRENPEHLERCQSCETELLVKNRYRLVRPLRDLDKHPYTNIFEVEDIEERQTLKVLKVLIKDITHIVELFEQEANLLINLTHQGIPRAESELIVSLSKGRELRCLVMEKIEGLNLEQWLKQNGRISENLALNWLKQLVVILDYVHRNNLFHRDIKPSNIMLKDDGKLVLIDFGTARRVTQTVIDGQNVTKICSHGYTAPEQMAGRAVPQSDFFALGCTFVHLLTGIHPNKLTRERQTDKLIWRYSATQISRELANLIDDMMAVPCQKRPKNTPEILHRIKEIESKTFCGYLLKRLSFGAVFLVFATVIYGSNWYLTGVRGCAKIEFRNFHKGDNLSCGEEILVSEPAVLGKQEGVIAFADGKYQKAAESLEKAWNKRREPEILIYLNNARLMNQKAYTIAVVAPITNNRDRALEILRGVAQAQNEFNDEQKKINGMGLKVLIGDDANDPIRARKMAESLVSKGDILGVVGHYASEVTMGAIDVYQKHGLVLVSPGSTSEDLSVWSNISKYVFFRTVPSNRVNAQAMASYLIQAHQRTAAVFYTPQSNYSKSIRDQFHISFPASGGQVVADFDLCKNNFNAVAAITQAQRQGATTLVILPDGQTCSMSFGNVLNLIKANQGRYSMIGGWGVYDSNILKMRSKDVVERLVVTVPWHRLSSPNPKFSALSEQLWKGEVSGLTATAYDASRVLITALTKKPQPKRSDVREVLSVGGFEAYGATGVISFHFSSGDRNEPISVLVKVVPSKCSPYGHIFVPVNYSKFDTKSACLDPFFTRRLKSRLHKQSPPARASRKRG, encoded by the coding sequence ATGAGTTACTACTGCATCAATCCCTGGTGTCAAAATCGAGAAAACCCGGAGCATCTGGAACGTTGCCAATCCTGTGAAACTGAACTGCTAGTTAAGAACCGATATCGCCTAGTCAGACCTCTACGCGATCTGGATAAGCACCCTTATACTAATATTTTTGAAGTAGAAGATATAGAGGAACGGCAAACGCTTAAAGTCCTAAAAGTGTTAATTAAGGATATTACTCACATAGTCGAACTATTTGAACAAGAAGCGAATCTTTTAATCAATCTTACACATCAGGGAATTCCTAGAGCAGAGTCAGAATTAATTGTTTCACTCAGCAAAGGTAGGGAATTGCGCTGCTTGGTGATGGAGAAAATAGAAGGGCTAAACCTAGAGCAGTGGTTAAAGCAGAATGGGCGAATATCTGAAAATTTAGCACTAAACTGGCTGAAACAATTAGTAGTAATTCTGGATTACGTGCATCGAAATAATCTTTTTCATCGAGATATTAAACCGTCCAACATTATGCTCAAGGATGATGGAAAACTTGTGCTTATTGACTTTGGCACAGCCAGGAGGGTAACGCAGACAGTCATTGATGGGCAGAATGTTACGAAAATTTGTTCGCACGGTTATACCGCTCCAGAGCAAATGGCGGGCAGAGCAGTTCCGCAGTCTGATTTCTTTGCGCTTGGCTGTACCTTTGTGCATTTACTGACAGGAATACACCCTAATAAACTAACCAGAGAACGCCAAACAGATAAGTTGATTTGGCGATACAGTGCTACTCAGATTTCCAGGGAGTTGGCAAATTTAATTGATGATATGATGGCCGTACCGTGTCAGAAGCGGCCTAAAAATACGCCAGAAATTTTACACCGAATTAAAGAAATAGAATCAAAAACATTCTGCGGTTATCTGCTCAAAAGACTCTCTTTTGGTGCAGTTTTTCTAGTTTTTGCGACGGTAATTTATGGAAGTAATTGGTATTTAACTGGCGTCCGTGGTTGTGCAAAGATTGAGTTCAGGAATTTTCATAAAGGCGACAATTTAAGTTGTGGGGAAGAAATCCTGGTTTCAGAACCTGCGGTACTGGGGAAGCAAGAGGGGGTGATTGCCTTTGCAGATGGCAAATATCAAAAAGCTGCTGAATCACTAGAGAAGGCATGGAATAAGCGACGAGAACCCGAAATTTTGATTTACCTCAATAATGCCAGACTAATGAATCAAAAAGCTTACACGATTGCTGTTGTGGCTCCCATAACCAACAATCGAGACAGAGCGCTGGAAATTTTGCGAGGAGTCGCCCAAGCCCAGAATGAGTTCAATGATGAGCAAAAAAAGATTAATGGAATGGGGCTGAAGGTGTTGATTGGGGATGATGCTAATGACCCTATCCGGGCTAGGAAAATGGCAGAGTCACTGGTGTCGAAAGGGGACATTTTAGGTGTTGTCGGTCACTATGCGAGTGAAGTGACGATGGGAGCTATAGATGTTTATCAAAAGCACGGGTTAGTATTAGTTTCTCCTGGCAGCACTTCGGAAGATCTCTCAGTCTGGAGCAATATTTCTAAATACGTTTTCTTTCGCACTGTACCCAGTAATAGGGTGAATGCTCAGGCTATGGCTAGCTATTTGATCCAAGCTCATCAGCGAACAGCAGCAGTTTTTTACACTCCTCAGAGTAATTACAGCAAATCTATCCGAGATCAATTTCACATTAGCTTCCCCGCAAGTGGAGGACAGGTAGTGGCAGATTTTGATTTGTGTAAAAATAATTTTAATGCAGTTGCTGCTATAACCCAAGCACAAAGACAAGGAGCCACTACGCTTGTTATCCTTCCTGATGGTCAAACTTGTTCTATGTCCTTTGGTAATGTTTTAAATTTAATTAAGGCTAATCAGGGTCGTTATTCGATGATCGGAGGATGGGGTGTTTACGATTCTAATATTTTAAAAATGAGATCTAAAGATGTTGTGGAGCGCCTAGTGGTGACTGTACCTTGGCATCGGTTGAGCAGTCCAAATCCAAAGTTTTCCGCTTTATCTGAGCAGCTATGGAAAGGAGAAGTGAGCGGTTTGACAGCTACGGCGTATGATGCAAGTCGTGTGTTGATAACGGCTTTGACAAAAAAACCTCAACCAAAGCGTTCTGATGTGCGGGAGGTTTTATCGGTTGGCGGCTTTGAAGCCTACGGTGCTACGGGGGTGATTAGTTTTCACTTTTCTAGTGGCGATCGCAACGAACCTATTAGTGTATTGGTCAAAGTTGTGCCGTCTAAGTGTTCGCCCTACGGTCATATATTTGTACCAGTAAACTATTCTAAATTTGATACCAAATCCGCTTGCCTTGACCCCTTTTTTACCCGACGACTAAAGTCGCGGCTACACAAACAAAGCCCGCCTGCGCGGGCTTCAAGAAAAAGGGGGTAG
- a CDS encoding TPM domain-containing protein: protein MKFLVLAIHQTLCVGFLSLAIASFPIPSKAITVQEVRGPRPNGWVTDTIDILSPATEAEINRSISQLEAQNSCEIMLITVPETSPYSSPREFALAWFKYWTIGKKGLDNGVLLLYSKGDDRIEIVTGWGIVEIFPNDRVVSLIKGEIRPRVNQGNFNGAMLTGTQEIIKVLQTYKPHPSPHTDNLISTPGQEYTFSPFIRPAYIWIFAGCGAVVSIFAGLGIARSRRPVFIKLSRESHLLRILALDDHDKEIRNSLGLWFFSSTFTIALLFSGGITSSFIAGFISYCIACNRHPNIFEKDIIYNYKRMELASVILIMFALAEAIKLPIGVVAGLIAYIPASRLAKAILRKDNDERQSIRPLHCADCQMPLKQLNSRSLIAHLSHPQQVAQNIENIKFEGWRCPNCNPGQISGQVHLRAYVMTSDPDKLCPTCQELTIYKLDQVVEAPTYAREGKGLITCDCRSCSYQKQIEQIIPILSSSSDGGGGDSGGGGGGGGGGGGGGGGGGGGDGGGG from the coding sequence GTGAAATTTCTTGTCCTTGCTATCCATCAAACCCTTTGTGTCGGTTTTCTGAGTTTAGCGATCGCTAGCTTCCCCATCCCAAGTAAAGCCATCACCGTACAGGAAGTACGCGGCCCCAGACCAAATGGCTGGGTGACAGATACGATCGACATTCTCAGTCCTGCAACTGAAGCAGAAATCAATCGCTCGATTTCACAGTTAGAAGCACAAAATAGCTGTGAAATAATGCTTATAACTGTACCAGAAACGTCACCTTACAGTTCTCCCAGGGAATTTGCACTGGCTTGGTTTAAATACTGGACAATTGGCAAAAAAGGTCTAGATAATGGGGTTTTGCTTTTATATTCCAAAGGTGACGATCGCATTGAAATTGTCACAGGTTGGGGCATTGTCGAAATTTTTCCTAACGATCGGGTTGTTAGCCTGATCAAAGGAGAGATCAGACCCCGTGTTAATCAAGGTAATTTTAACGGGGCAATGCTGACCGGAACCCAAGAAATCATTAAGGTTTTGCAGACTTACAAACCGCATCCAAGTCCTCACACAGATAATCTCATTTCTACTCCTGGGCAGGAGTACACTTTCTCCCCATTCATTAGACCTGCTTACATCTGGATATTTGCGGGATGTGGTGCGGTAGTAAGTATTTTTGCTGGTCTGGGAATTGCGCGATCGCGTCGTCCAGTGTTTATCAAACTTTCCAGGGAGTCCCATCTGTTGCGAATACTGGCTTTAGACGATCATGATAAAGAAATCCGAAATTCTCTAGGCTTATGGTTTTTTAGTTCAACATTCACAATCGCATTGCTATTTTCAGGAGGAATTACTTCATCATTCATTGCAGGATTTATAAGCTATTGTATTGCCTGCAATCGTCACCCGAATATCTTTGAGAAAGATATCATATACAATTATAAACGGATGGAGTTAGCCTCCGTAATTTTAATAATGTTTGCTCTGGCAGAAGCAATCAAGTTACCGATCGGAGTGGTTGCCGGGTTGATTGCTTATATCCCAGCGTCCCGATTAGCCAAAGCAATTTTACGTAAAGATAATGATGAAAGGCAGTCAATCCGTCCCCTACACTGTGCGGATTGCCAAATGCCTTTAAAACAACTAAATTCCAGATCGCTTATAGCTCATCTGAGTCATCCTCAGCAAGTTGCACAAAATATTGAGAATATCAAATTTGAGGGATGGCGATGCCCGAACTGCAATCCGGGGCAAATTTCAGGACAAGTTCATTTACGGGCTTATGTGATGACTTCAGATCCTGACAAGCTCTGTCCTACCTGTCAGGAATTGACAATCTACAAGTTAGACCAAGTTGTGGAAGCTCCTACGTATGCGCGAGAAGGGAAGGGCTTGATTACTTGCGACTGTCGCTCTTGTTCTTATCAAAAGCAGATCGAACAAATCATCCCCATTCTTAGTAGCAGCAGTGACGGCGGTGGCGGCGATAGCGGCGGTGGTGGCGGTGGTGGCGGTGGTGGCGGCGGTGGCGGCGGTGGTGGCGGTGGTGGCGATGGTGGCGGCGGTTGA
- the modA gene encoding molybdate ABC transporter substrate-binding protein: MFTFVGWVSILSLVLISCTQQVKPVVLTISAGTSLKSSLEEIKEIYTQEKPNVSIIYNFNSSGSHQKAIEQGANVDIYITGGSQFMDNLQSKGFVIKDTRKNLLRNQIILIGPKNSTGISNFNDLTDNQIKRLAISNPNNGSSGKYGEEVLQYFGILEQVKSKFVFAKSGTEIVSFVDKGNADAGIMYATDAIKVNQIKIVAIAPENSHSPITYSAAVLKASKNIPQAKEFVQFLQTDRAGSVFVKYGFAIVTDKPTQ; encoded by the coding sequence ATGTTCACTTTTGTTGGCTGGGTAAGTATCCTGTCTCTGGTCTTGATTAGTTGTACTCAACAAGTAAAACCAGTTGTCTTAACTATCTCAGCAGGCACAAGTTTAAAAAGTTCTCTGGAAGAAATCAAAGAAATTTATACTCAAGAAAAACCGAATGTTAGCATTATTTACAATTTTAACAGCAGTGGGTCTCATCAAAAGGCGATCGAACAGGGAGCAAACGTTGATATATATATCACTGGGGGCTCGCAATTTATGGATAATTTGCAGTCCAAAGGATTTGTCATAAAGGATACCCGTAAAAATTTACTGAGAAACCAAATCATATTGATCGGGCCTAAAAACTCTACAGGTATTTCTAACTTCAACGACTTGACCGACAATCAAATCAAAAGACTTGCTATAAGTAATCCAAATAACGGATCGTCTGGCAAGTATGGCGAAGAAGTTCTCCAGTATTTCGGTATTTTAGAACAGGTAAAATCGAAATTTGTTTTTGCCAAGAGTGGAACTGAGATAGTGAGCTTTGTTGACAAGGGAAATGCGGATGCAGGAATTATGTACGCAACGGATGCGATCAAAGTAAATCAGATCAAGATTGTGGCGATCGCACCCGAAAACTCCCATTCCCCGATTACCTATAGCGCAGCAGTCCTCAAAGCTAGCAAAAACATCCCTCAAGCCAAGGAATTTGTCCAATTTCTGCAAACCGATCGGGCCGGATCTGTGTTTGTCAAATATGGCTTTGCGATCGTTACCGATAAGCCAACTCAATAG
- a CDS encoding sensor histidine kinase: MKPPSKNRVITLPLGWFKQLFSRLGIRQKIAYGYALTIGIAILGSTTGKVLENYYQDQAKKQLAESQKIISLLNNLQAAVLQAQTQTPKLIPLLREPVRLELEYSRLLEYIAAVNRLLYQTNSFLESSELQDRDSPKQVNDSKEIKRSIQAYIDSIKDYSQRLETIDKEFQPSNLKTEKVQSDLLANISYKSSKVEMEINKLSREMSNIVTEIQEKEAQKTLQDLDKASAVGNLVLIISLLSAVAIAAALAIYTSRVIAYPIEVTTKIARQVTKESNFTLQAPVLTEDEVGLLTTSLNELIQRVAEYTQELQQAQTQLIQTEKMSSLGQMIAGIAHEINNPISFIYGNVEHTKNYVEELLGLVHLYQQKYPKPHEEILERIDDIELEFIAEDLPKTLTSMKMGADRIRQLVLSLRNFSRLDEAEVKNVDLHEGIDSTLLILNNRLKDNIEVIKQYGNLPLVECYPAQINQVFMNILNNAIDALLEQAEQPNKQIAIETEQIAPDKVQVRIRDNGSGIAPELQKKIFDPFFTTKKVGKGTGLGLSISYQILEKHGGQIRCNSRLGEETELSVELPVKQPISS, encoded by the coding sequence TTGAAACCTCCATCTAAGAACCGAGTCATAACCTTGCCTCTAGGCTGGTTTAAGCAGCTATTTAGTCGCTTAGGTATCCGGCAGAAAATTGCTTATGGGTATGCCCTTACCATTGGAATTGCCATTCTAGGTTCTACTACAGGAAAAGTGCTAGAAAATTATTATCAAGACCAAGCTAAAAAGCAATTAGCTGAGTCTCAGAAAATAATATCCTTATTGAATAATTTGCAAGCAGCGGTTTTGCAAGCCCAGACTCAAACGCCAAAACTAATTCCTCTATTAAGAGAACCTGTAAGGTTAGAGCTAGAATATTCTCGACTTCTCGAATATATTGCAGCGGTAAATAGACTATTATATCAAACCAACTCTTTTTTAGAGAGTTCGGAGTTACAAGATCGTGATTCACCTAAACAAGTAAATGATAGTAAAGAAATAAAGCGATCGATCCAAGCTTATATAGATTCTATAAAAGATTACTCCCAGAGACTAGAGACAATTGACAAGGAATTTCAACCGTCTAATTTGAAGACAGAAAAAGTTCAGTCTGATCTGCTAGCGAACATAAGTTATAAAAGCAGTAAAGTAGAGATGGAAATTAATAAACTTTCCCGCGAAATGTCAAATATCGTTACTGAAATCCAAGAAAAAGAAGCACAAAAAACGCTACAAGACTTGGATAAAGCAAGTGCGGTGGGAAACTTAGTTTTGATTATTAGTTTACTATCAGCAGTTGCGATCGCAGCTGCTTTAGCCATCTATACCAGCCGGGTTATTGCCTATCCCATCGAAGTCACCACTAAAATCGCTCGGCAAGTAACTAAAGAATCTAACTTCACACTTCAGGCTCCCGTGCTGACCGAAGATGAAGTTGGGTTATTAACTACATCTCTCAATGAATTAATCCAACGAGTAGCAGAATACACCCAAGAACTTCAACAAGCGCAAACCCAGCTAATTCAGACCGAAAAAATGTCTAGTCTCGGTCAGATGATAGCAGGCATTGCCCACGAAATAAACAACCCGATCAGCTTTATCTACGGTAACGTCGAACACACAAAAAACTATGTTGAAGAATTGCTAGGATTAGTGCATCTCTATCAGCAGAAATATCCCAAACCACATGAGGAAATTCTGGAACGCATTGACGACATTGAACTAGAATTTATTGCAGAAGATCTGCCGAAGACTCTGACTTCTATGAAAATGGGAGCCGATCGCATTCGCCAACTGGTATTATCTTTGCGTAACTTCTCCCGTCTCGATGAAGCCGAGGTAAAAAACGTCGATCTGCACGAAGGAATTGACAGCACCCTGTTGATTCTGAACAACCGGCTCAAAGACAACATTGAAGTGATTAAGCAGTATGGAAACCTGCCTTTGGTGGAGTGCTATCCAGCACAGATAAATCAAGTTTTTATGAACATCCTCAACAATGCGATCGACGCCCTTTTAGAACAAGCAGAGCAACCAAATAAACAAATTGCGATCGAGACAGAGCAAATCGCCCCCGATAAAGTTCAGGTAAGAATTCGCGATAATGGTTCTGGGATTGCACCGGAACTGCAAAAGAAGATTTTCGATCCATTTTTCACAACAAAAAAAGTTGGCAAAGGCACCGGATTAGGTCTTTCCATTTCCTATCAAATTCTCGAAAAGCATGGCGGACAGATTCGTTGTAATTCCCGGCTGGGCGAAGAGACTGAGTTGAGCGTCGAACTTCCGGTTAAACAGCCGATCTCCAGTTGA